The sequence below is a genomic window from Thioalkalivibrio sp. ALJ12.
CCGTGATCGAGGGCTAAGCCCCGCGGATCCGCCCCTATCCCCATTTTTTGCAGGAGTAGAACGAGACATGAGTGCTAAAGAAGTCCGTTTTGGTAACGACGCCCGCACCCGCATGGCCAAGGGCGTGAACACCCTGGCCAACGCCGTGAAGGTCACCCTCGGTCCCAAGGGCCGCAACGTGGTCCTGGACAAGGCCTTCGGCGCCCCGACTGTCACCAAGGACGGCGTGTCCGTGGCCAAGGAAATCGAACTGGATGACAAGTTCGAGAACATGGGCGCCCAGCTGGTCAAGGAAGTCTCCTCGCAGACCTCCGACGCCGCCGGTGACGGCACCACCACCGCGACCGTGCTGGCTCAGTCCATCGTCCGTGAAGGCATGAAGGCGGTCACCGCTGGCATGAACCCGATGGACCTGAAGCGCGGCATCGACAAGGCCGTGAAGTCCGCGACCCAGGAACTGAAGAAACTGTCCAAGCCGTGCACCGAGCACAAGGCGATCGCTCAGGTCGGCTCGATCTCCGCCAACTCCGACACCGCGATTGGCGAGATCATCGCCGATGCGATGGACAAGGTCGGCAAAGAAGGCGTGATCACCGTCGAGGAAGGCTCCTCGCTGGAGAACGAGCTGGATGTCGTGGAAGGTATGCAGTTCGACCGCGGCTACCTGTCGCCGTACTTCATCAACAACCAGCAGAACATGAGCGCCGAGCTGGACGACGCCTACATCCTCCTGTTCGACAAGAAGATCTCGAACATCCGTGATCTGCTGCCGATCCTGGAAGGTGTGGCCAAGTCCAACAAGCCGCTGCTGATCATCGCCGAGGACATCGAGGGCGAGGCCCTGGCCACGCTGGTGGTGAACTCCATGCGCGGCATCGTGAAGGTTGCCGCCGTGAAGGCCCCGGGCTTTGGCGACCGCCGCAAGGCCATGCTGCAGGACATCGCCGTGCTGACCGGCGGCCAGGTGATCTCCGAAGAGGTCGGCCTGTCGCTGGAGAAGACCACGGTGGAAGACCTGGGTCGTGCCAAGAAGGTGCAGGTGACCAAGGAAAACACCACGATCATCGACGGCATGGGTCAGAACAAGGACATCAAGGCCCGCGTCGACCAGATCCGTGCCCAGATCGAGGAAGCGACTTCCGACTACGACAAGGAAAAGCTGCAGGAACGCGTGGCCAAACTGGCCGGTGGTGTGGCGGTGATCAAGGTCGGTGCTGCCACCGAGGTCGAGATGAAAGAGAAGAAGGCCCGCGTCGAGGACGCCCTGCACGCCACGCGTGCGGCGGTTGAAGAAGGCGTGGTCCCCGGCGGTGGCGTGGCCCTGCTGCGTGCCTGTGCGGCGATCGCCAAGCTCAAGGGTGACAACGACGAGCAGACCGCCGGCGTGAACATCGCCCGTCGCGCGATGGAAGAGCCGCTGCGCCAGATCGTCTACAACACCGGCGAAGAGCCCTCCGTGATCCTGAACAAGGTCCTGGAAGGCAAGGGTAACTACGGCTATAACGCCGCGTCCGGCGAGTTCGGCGACATGATCGATATGGGCATCCTGGATCCGACCAAGGTGACCCGCTCGGCGCTGCAGAACGCCGCGTCCGTGGCCGCCCTGCTGATCACCACCGAGGCCATGGTGGCCGAGCTGCCGAAGAAGGACGACGGCGGTGCCGGTGGCGGCATGGACGACATGGGTGGTATGGGCGGTATGGGAGGCATGGGCGGCATGATGTAAGCCGCTCGGCCTTTTGTGACGCCAAGCAACAGGAGACCCCGCTGCGGCGGGGTCTTTTTGTCTGGATCGCGCCACCCTGTTCTTGTACATCGGAACCCACAAGTAATCTGTGTGTCCTTAAGGGAACAAGGTTCTAGGTAAGGTCGGCGTTTTGATGGGCAGGTAGTTGCCCTGATCAGACAGAAGAAGGGAGTCGCCTGATCACAGGCAGGTGTTTCCTTAATGTGACAACGTTGTGATGCCGATACAATTCTTGGCTGGAATGCGTGCAAAACCGGAAAGCATGTGCCACTATCAAGCTGCTGTAGAGGGCTTGGCGCTCGCTGCTCCAGATTCCGGTCGGGAGTCAACCGTTCGGCAACGCGCTTGTCTCTGATCAGTCGTCGTTTGTTTTTACAAGGAGGCTATGAACATGAATCACAAGCTGGTTAAGAATATTCTGGCCGCGTCCGTGGCCACGCTGCTGATCGGTACCGCGAGCCAGGCAGTGGCTCAGGAGCCGCCGGCGGCCAACGTCACCGACCGCAGCGGTAATGTCGTGATGGATCGCTCTGGCGAGTGCGTGCGCACCCGTTCCTGGGCACCGGAAAACGTCCGTCATTCCGAGTGCGCCGGTTACATCCAGGAAACCGCGGAGGCCCCCGAGCCGGATCCGGCCCCCGAGCCCGAGCCCGAGCCCGAGCCCGAGTTTGAAACCACCACGCTGAGCGCCCAGGCCCTGTTCGATTTTGACAGCGCCGAACTGCGTTCGGAAGGCCGCGATGCCCTGCGTGAACTGGCCCGCAGCCTGACCGCCGACGACGCCGAGTACAGCTCGGTGCTGGTCGAAGGTCACACCTGCACCATCGGCCCGGCCGACTACAACCAGGGCCTGTCCGAGCGTCGCGCCCAGTCCGTGGCCGACTTCCTGGCCAGCGAAGGTGTGCGTGAAGACGACATCCGTACCGTGGGCTACGGTGAGGACCGCCCGACCGCCGACAACTCCACCCGCGAAGGCCGCGAGGCCAACCGTCGCGTGGAAGTGACCTCCGACGTGCGTCAGCGCGCCGACTAAGGTCTCTATAGCTGTCGGTATCCGGCCATCGGTTCGTCCGATGGTCCGGGAATCAGGCCCCGCCTCGGCGGGGCCTTTTTTATGAAGGGTCTTGGAGCCCTGGTTATGTGGTTGCGGCGCGGGGGCGCGTTAAGTTCCGGTTAAGCCTTCCGTCCTAGACTAACTCCAAAACCGGAGGACCTTACTGATCATGAATCTGCATACGCTCAAGCTACACAAGGGCATCCGTCTGGTCGGCCTGACGATCGTCCTGATGCTCGGGGGCATGTTGCTGTCTGGCGCCGCCTCCGCGCATGGGATCGAGCGGGCCACGGATCTGCAGTCCCTGGTGCAGAACGGGGACGGCAAGCCGACCCTGATCATGTTCGCCTCCGACAGCTGTCCCTATTGTGATCGGGCGGAACACCAGCACCTGGGTCCGATGAGCGAGGATGCGAGCTACGAGGGTATCCACATTCGCAAGGTCATCCTCAACCGTGACGAGGTGCGCGACTTCGACGGCGAGGTGCGCCGCGGTCACGAGCTGGGCCGTGCCTACGGGGCGCGTGTGGTCCCGACCATCATGGCCTTTGACGCCGAGGGCAATCCGGTGGGCCAGCCGCTAGTCGGTATCCCCAACGAGCAGCTCTACCGCAGCCAGATCCGTCAGCGCATTCAGCAGGCTATCCGCCACAACGGGGAATCGAGCTAGATAGACGCACCAGAGGTCGGAACGCGCGAAGAAGCTGGAGCGATCTTGACAGGCCCCGGAGCCTGGTTCGGGCTTAGCGTTCGATCCGGTAGATCAGGTCTACGGTCTGCTCGGTGGTGCCGGAGGAGGTCTCCAGTGTCAGCCGCCGGCTGAGCTCGTAGCTCAGCAACACCCGCGAGGTATTGTCGAACAAGCCCACCGAGTAGCGCAGCAGCAGGCGCGGGGACAGATACAGCCCCAGGGTCAGGGCGCTCTCCTCGATACCGCCTTCAGTATCAATCGTAACCTCGTCCAGCCCCAGTTCCGTCCCGATCCGCTGGGTGATCAGCGCGCTTTGTTCGAGGCCGTAGGCCGCGGCCGCCGACGCGATCATGTTGCCGTCCGACTCCGACGCCCCCGAGAGTGGCCGTCCGGTCAGCAGGAAGGCCATGGCTTCGGTCTCGTCCATCGCGGGTTCCGAGAACACCCTCGAGCGCAGGTTGTCCGGGGTCCCGCCGATCTCGAGGCCCACCGTTACGTTGTACTCGCGTACCGTGCGCACGGCGCGCAGGTCCAGTTCCGGTGTTTCCGCAGGCCCCTGGAACAGCAGGATGCCGCGGTCGACTCGCAGATCCTGTCCGTAAGCATTGAAGCGCCCCTCGGGGATGCGAATCTCCCCGAACAGCTGGGTCGGACGCCCGGCAATCTCCTCGACATCCACTTCGCCGGCAAAGCGGGCCGTAAGCCCGTGGCCGTCAAAGCGCACGTCGTCACCCAGACGGATGCGGATGCGGATATCCGTCTTCAGCGCCTGTGCCTCTTCCAGCTCCTCGCCCAGGATGATCTCGTCTCCGGAGACGCGGATCGCGCCCGGGGGCAGGTCCGGTGGGCGGATTCGGGCCCACGGCAGCAGCACCTCGCCGCGCACGCGGATGCCGTCCTCGGGCGTGAACACCAGCTCCAGATCCGGTGTGATCGTCGCCTCGGCGTCCACCCGATTGACGGCGAGGAAGTCTTCTCCGCGCAGCTGCATCTCGGCACGCGGTCCATCACCCCCCAGGTCCACGCGACCCGCGAGGTCGATGGCACCATCGCCTGACTCCAGCCGCCCGTCCAGGGTCATCTCCTCGGCGGAGACGACGTTTGCGGTCACCTCGGGGATCAGGATGTCGATCCCGGCATCCGGGATCAGCACGCCCCCGTCGGTAAAGCGCACGGCGCCCTCGACCAGCGGGGCGTCCAGGCGCCCGCCGAATGTCAGACGGGCATCGAGCACGCCGCGAAGGCGCTGAATGTCGGGGCTTGCCGCCGCAATCCAGGACAGATCATCGAGGCGGGCCTCGAAATCGCCATCGATGCGCGTATCGTCGCCGTCGGGACGTAGTTCGAGTGTCGCCCGTGCGATACCGCCATCGAGAAAGCCGAGTCGAAAATCGACATCCACGTCGCGGTCGCGTACCCGCGCATCGAGATGGACATCCCGGTAGGGCACATCCTGCAACTCGCCATCCTCGTCGCGCACCATCAGGCGCCCATCCGTCGGGCGTACGGCCAGATCCGCGTCGATGCGCCCCTGCTCATCCAGGCGGCCGCTGGCCTCGGCATTGATCTGCCCCTCGATGCCCAGTTCAGGCGGCAACAGGGGCTCCAGCCAGCCAAGCTCCAGGTTCTCCAGGAGTGCACTGAAGTCTCCGCCTGTCGCCTCCTGCCAGCGACCTTCGGCGCAGATGCGCCCGCCTTCCCGGGCCAGGCACAGACGCTCGAGGTCTGCGGACTCCGGGCCGCCTTCCAGGCCGACCGGGGACGGCAACGACCAGTCGCCCGCCTGGGGTTGCGTCAGGTCCAGGCGGGTCAGCCGGCCGCTCCAGTGCGTGGCGTCGAGGTCGAAGCCCCCCGCCATCGCCAGTGCCAGCGTACCCAGTTCCCGGCCATCCACGTCCAGATCCAGGCGATGGTCGTCGACGGTCCCCGAGGCCCTCAGGTGCACGTCGGCCAGGTGGATCCCGGTGGCCGGTTCCAGGTCCTCCAGCCGCAGGTCCAGCCGGGCGGGGGTGTCTTCCGCGAGCCCGGCCTCGGCGTTCAGCTGCAGCCGCGCCAGCGCGATATCCCCCAGCCGGAGGCCGGCACCGTCGCCTTCGGCCGCTACCTGTGGCGCCTCGGGAGACCCGGTGACGTGCGCATCCAGGTTCAGTTGTCCCGCAAGGTCGGGCCATAGCTGCTGCAGTTCCGGGGCATCTACCCGCAGGCGGAAATCCAGCACCTCGGTCCAGCGGCCCTGTGCGCTCAGGGTGTTGGCGCCGAGCGCCAGCTCCAGTTGTTCGACCGTCAGGGCATCGCCTTCCAGCTCGGCTCGGCCGCGCCCTTCGACCGGCTGCTCGCGCAGGGTGCCGGTCAGGCGCTCCAGTTCGGCCTGCAGATGCAGTACGCCGTCCTCGGCCTGCCCGCCGCGGGTGCTGAGTGTCAGGTCGAGGCGGCCGGGTGCCTCGGGTGTGATGATGGCCGGGTCCAATGCCTCGGCCTGCAGTGCGAGGTCCCAGTCGAGACCCTCGGCCCAGCCTACGTCTCCCGCCAGATCCAGGCGCCCGCCGTCGTCCATCGCCAGGCGCAGGCGATCGATCCGGGCGCCGCTCTCGGTCAGGTCCACGCGCCCGTCGCCGGTCACGCCAATGCCATGACTTTCAGCCCGCAGGGGGTCCAGGCGCAGCTGGGCCTGGAGCTGTCCCGAGGCGGGGGTATAGCGGCCGGACACGGCGATGCGCAGCTGATCCAGGTGACCTTCCAGCTCTTCCTGCAGGCGCGCGAGATCCGGTGCGGTCAGTGCCAGATCCATTTCGAGATCCAGCGCGTGCCCCGGATCGGACAGGTCCCCGCCCAGCCCCGCGACCTGTCCACTGAGGGCGGCCGTCAGGGCGTCTTCGTCGACCTTGAGTTCGCTCTCGCGCAGGCGGGCCGTACCGTCCGCGAGCGTCAGGCCCAGCTGTCCGGTCAGGGCGTGGTCCTCGAAGTGGCCTCGCAGCTCGTCGATGTCGATCGCGGCTTCCAGGGCCGCGAGTGGTGTCTGTTCGCTGTCCAGCGGGAGGCGGCCCCGCAGGGTGGCCCGGAGCCGCTCCAGGCCGGCGTCCATTTCCAGACCCAGGGGGGCGGGGTCGAGGTCGTCGAGCGCCAGTTGCAGGTCCCAGTCGAGGACCTCGTCGAAGCGGATGGGTCCGGCGAGCGCCAGGCGTCCGGCCTCGGAATCCAGCCTCAGTGAATCGATCTCGGCCATGGACAAATCACCATGGGCCTGTAGCACGAGTTCGACTGCCGGCATGTCGTCCAGCCGGGCGCCGCCATCCAGGCCCAGCGACCAGTCGTCGGGCTCGCCGGAAGCACGCAGCCGTCCCATGGCGAGATGCGCGGTCTGGTCCGGGGCGAGACGGTAGGCGAACGGGGTCCAGGTGGCCTCGATGTCGAAGCGCGGGTCCTCCAGCACATTGACCACCTCGGCCTGCAGGGTCAGATCCATGCCGGCGCTCAGGGCGTGATGCAGCCGCAGGCGCTCACGCAGGTGTCCGTCCAGCTCCAGCCGCCCTTGTGCCTCGTTGGTGTCGAGGCCTTCGGCCACGGCGTCCGGCAGGGGCGCGGTCCAGGTGCCCTCGGCGTTCACCGCGTAGCCACCTTCAGTCTCGACCCGCGCCTGTAATCGTGCCTGGATCTCCGGCATGTCCAGGTCGAGGTGCTGGAGTTCGATCAGGGCGCCGCTGGCGCGGGCCTGGGCCGCGATCTGCGTGATGGTGACCAGCGGCTCGCCTTCGCGGTAGACCCGCAGGTCGCTCAGCAGGACATCCTCCAGCTGCACGGCCAATGGGAGGCGGATCGCATCGGGTAGTTCGAACGGCTCTTCGTCGTCATCGATCGCCTCGGGTGGCAGGTCGATCAGCAGCCCGGTCGCATGTACAACCGGGATCCGCAGCTCACCGCGCAGGCCGGCGCGGGCGTCGATGCCCAGGCGGCCCTCGTCCAGTTCGATGCGGGGGCCGTCCGGCAGGGACAGGTAGAGACCGTGGATTGCGAGCTCGGTGAACAGCGTGCCCTCCACGCGTTCGATGCGCAGATCCACTGGGGCGTGCTGCTCGGCCTGTTCGACCAGCCAGCGCGTGCCGCTCTCGGAGGCGAGCAGGGCGACCAAACTCCCGATCACCAGGACCAGGAGCAGCAGGACCCCGCCGATCAGCCACAGCAGTGTCTTGCCCAGGCGCCTCACAGGTCCGGCCCCATGGAGAAGTGGATGCGGAAGTCGTCATCGGAATCCGGGCCGTGGGCAATGTCGACGCGGATCGGTCCCACGGGCGAACGCCAGCGCACGCCCACGCCGACGCCGTAAACCGGGTCGAACTCGGTCCATTCGTTGACAACGTTGCCCGCATCCACAAAGGCGGCGGCGCTCCAGTTGCCGCGAACCGGGATGTCGTACTCCAGGCTGCCGACCACCTTGTGGCGCCCGCCGATCACGTCGCCGTCCTCGTTGGTCGGGCCGACCTTCTGGTAGCCGTAGCCGCGGATGCTGGCGTCCCCGCCGGCGAAAAAGCGCAGGGAACTGGGTAGTTCGTGGACCGAATCCACCTCGGTGAATCCGGCATCGGCGCGGGCCAGGACCCGTCCCGGGCCGATGGCGCGTACGACTTTGCCGCTGGCCAGCACCTGAGCGAACGAGGTGCTGGATAGCAGCTCTTCCTGGGCCCCCTGCACGGTGATGTCGAAGCGGTAGCCGCGGCGTGGGGTCATCGGGTCGTCCGCCTCCATGCGGCCGATGCGGTAAGACGGGATCAGCAGGCGGCTGCGATCCGTCTCTTCGCCGACGGTGTAGTCCTCGTACTCGTAGCGCAGGCCCTCGGTGGTTTGCCAGCCGCCGGTTCGCTGCAGCACGCGGTTGGCCCCGATCTGGAAGCGGTCCGACTGCTGGGAATCGGTGTCCTCGGTGCGGTAGGTCGTGAACAGGTTCAGCTGCTCGCGCAGCGGGTCACGCAGCGGGATCGCGTAGTTGAAGCCCACACCGGAGCGTACCGGGGAGGCCTCCAGCTCCGCGTGATAGCGGTGACCGCGCTTGTTGGCATAGCGGTTCTCGAAACGAAAGCGCAGGCGCGGGCCGATATCGGTGGAGTAGCCGATGCCGGCCTCGTAGCTGTGCCGCCGACGAGGCTCGAACTCGGCCACGATCGGGACGTGGCGGTCCTCGGCCTCGTCACGCAGGGGGCGTACCCGTACGCCGGAAAAGTACCCCGAGTCATTCAGGTTTCGCTGCAGCGCGATGATCTGCGAGGAGCTGTAGGGGTCGCCCTCCTCGAAAGGGATCATGCGCTCGACGAACTCTGGCGCCAGGATGTCCTGGTCCAGCGTGACCCGGCCGATGCGGTATCGCTCCCCGGTGTCCATGTGCAGGCGGATGGTCGCGGTGCGGTTTTCGCGGTCGACCTCCAGGCGGCGGGTGTGCAGGTCCGCGTCGAAATAGCCGCGATCCGCCGCAATCCGCGTCATGCGATTGCGCAGGGTGTCGTAGCGGTCATGGCGCAGGACATCGCCTTCCTGGATGTCGGTCTGGCTGAGTACGGCCTCGAACGCGAGATCGCCGACCCCCTCGCCGGTGACCTGGATGTCGACGGTTTCCACTGTGGTCGGAGGGCCGGGATCGAACGTCAGGTGCAGGTCCCAGCAGCCGTCGTTGTCGCGTTCCAGACTCAGGTCCAGTTCGGCATCGTAGTGGCCGACGGCGCGCAGGGCATTGCGGGCTCGCTCCTCCATATCGCGTAGCAGGCGGCGCTCGCGAAAGCCGGGCAGGTCGCAGGGCTGACGCGCCAGGTTGAGGCTGTTGCGAATGTTCTCGCGCTGGAGCTCCGTGCCGCCCTCCAGCACCAGGCCCGGTACCGGGCCATTGTCCTCGTCGGCCGCCAGGGGGAATGCCAGCAGCGCCAGCAGAATCCCGATCCATCTCATCCGCCGAACCGCATGCGCATGCAGCAGGGAAAATGGATGCGGGCGAGGAAGAAGGGTCATGGATCGATGATAGCGGGAAGCCGCAGGGCTTTGGGAAAAGGGGGCGTCCCTATCAGTGTCTTGCCGCGGACGTGAGTTCCCGACAAGGATCACGTCAGTGTCTCCCCTGGGTTCAGACGCTCGGGCAGTCCACTCCGCTCCCGCGCGAGAACACCACCAGATGGGTGAAGTCCAGGCGCAGGCGCACATGCTCGCCGATCACGAAGTTGTCGTGGCTGGGTGCGATGCACAGCACACTGATCCCGTCGGGGAGCCTCAGGGTGTAGAGGAAGTCAGCCCCGCGGAAGGCCTTGTCCAGGATCTCGGTTTGCACCGTGCCCTGTTCGTTGTCGATGGCGATATCGTCCGGGCGTACCAGCACGTCCACCGCAGTGCCCGGCGGGAGCTGCTCGGACATCGAACCCTGGATCTCGCCAAAGGCCGTGTCGACCTGGTCCTCGGTGCATACCATGCCGGGGATCAGTGTGCCCTCGCCGACAAAGTCCGCGACAAAGCGGTCGGCCGGGCGGTGGTACAGGTTATAGGCGGTATCCCATTGCGCAATGCGGCCCTGGTGGATCACCGCGATGCGGTCAGCAAAGGCGAAGGCCTCGTGCTGGTCATGGGTCACCAGGATCGCGGTGGTGTGCTCCGCACGCAGGATGCGCCGCACCTCGCGGGCCAGGTCACCGCGCAGCTCCACGTCCATGCTGGAGAAGGGCTCGTCCAGCAGCAGGAGCGCGGGTTTCGGCGCCAGGGCGCGCGCCAGTGCGATGCGCTGCTGCTGGCCGCCGGACAGGGCGTGCGGATAGGACTCGCCGTATCCGGACAGGCCGACGAGCTTCAGCAGTGTCTGAACGCGATCGGTACGTGCATCGCGGCTCCAGTCGCGGATGCCGAAGGCGATGTTGTCGGCGACACTCAGGTGCGGAAACAGCGCGAAATCCTGGAACACCATGCCGACGCCACGGCGTTCCGGGGGCACCGTGTGTCCGGGCTCGCTGACGGCCCGCCCGCCCAGATGAATGGCCCCGCGCATCACCGGTTCGAAGCCCGCAATCGCGCGCAGCAGGGTGGTCTTGCCGCAGCCGGAGGGGCCCAGCAGGCAGCCGATCTGCCCCTCGGGCAGGGCCAGCGAGACCCCGTGCACCACAGCCTTGCCGTCATAGCCGATGTCGATGCCATCCAGTTCCAGCAGTGGCGTATGGGTGACCTGGATGGCGGCGTTGGAAGTAGCGGCTTGTGTCATGTCAGGTCGTACCGGCGGGCATGGGGAGCGGTTTCTGTGGCGCGTCGGCCTCGGTGTCCGGGCGCTGGTCGGGTGCGCCCTGACCGGGTCGCGAGCGACCGATGGTCATCGACAGCAGGATAACGGGAACCAGCCCGACCAGCACGATGGCCAGTGCGGCACTGGAGGATTCCGCCAGCCGTTCGTCGCCGGCCAGCTCGAAGGCGCGCACCGCGAGGGTGTTGAAATCGAACGGGCGCAGGATCAGCGTCGCAGGCAGCTCCTTGAGTACATCGACAAAGACCAGCAACAGTGCCGTCAGCAGGGTGCCGCGCATGATCGGCAGGTGTACGCGGGTCAGGGTCTGCAGGGGACGCATGCCGAGCGAACGGGCGGCGTCGTCCATGCTTGGCTGGATCTTGCCCAGCCCCGCCTCCACGGTCTGCAGCGAGACCGCGAGAAAGCGCACCGCGTAGGCGAACAGCAGAGCGAACACGGTGCCGGACAGCAGCAGCCCGGTCGACAGCCCGAAGGTGTCGCGCATGAAGCCGTCCAAGGCGTTGTCGAAGGCGGCGAACGGGATCATCACGCCAATCGCGATCACCGTGCCGGGGATCGCGTAGCCCATGCCCGCTACGCGCACGGCGAGGTTGGTAAAGGTCCCGCCTTGCATGCGCTTGGCGTAGGCCAGAACCAGGGCCAGGACTACTGCGATCACGGCAGCGGCCACCGCCAGCCAGAAGGTGTTGAACACCAGCTCGGCGAAGCGGGCGTTCATCCAGTGGTCGGTGGTTTGTGCCGCCCAGATCGTGAGCTGGGCGGCGGGCAGCAGGAACCCGAGCACCACCGGCAGCAGGCAGGCGGTGAACGCCGCCGCGGCCTTCCAGCCCTGCAGGTGATAGCGCGGCAGGGTGGAATAGCGACGGCTGGTGTGATGGAAGCGGGCCTTTGCGCGCGACCAGCGCTCCAGCACGATGAGTATGAAGACGAAGGTCAGCAGCACCGCCGAAAGCTGCGCGGCGGCGGCCGGGTCGCCCAGTCCGTACCAGGTGCGGAACACGCCGGTGGTAAAGGTGCTGATGCCGAAATAGGCGACCGTGCCGTAGTCCGCGAGCACCTCCATTAGCGCAAGGGTCAGCCCGGCGATAATCGCCGGACGGGCCAGCGGCAGGGCCACGCGACGAAATCCGCCGAATGGCCCCTGACCGAGCGTGCGCGAGACCTCCAGCACACAGACCGATTGTTCGAGAAAGGCCGCGCGACTGAGCAGGTACACATACGGATAGAGCACCAGCATCAGCATGACCATCGCCCCGCCGAGCGAGCGGATCTCGGGGAAGAAGTACTCCCCGTAGCCCAGCCCGGTCAGGTCGCGGATCAGGCTCTGCACCGGCCCGGAGAAGTCCAGCATGCCGGTATAGGTGTAGGCGATGATGTAGGCCGGCATCGCCAGCGGCAGCATCAGCGCCCACTGAAAGATGCTGCGTCCGGGGAACTCGCACATGCTCACCAGCCAGGCGACCGGGACGCCGATCAGCAGCACCCCGATGCCGACACCGACCAGCAGGGCCAGGGAGTTGGTGACGTAATCGGCCAGTACCGTCTGGCGCAGGTGTTCCCAGACCTCGCCCGCGGGGATGAACACGTGCCCGAAGATCACCAGCACCGGCAGTGCGAGCACCAGCGCCACCGTAATCGCCACGACCGACCACAGACTGAACGACAGTCGCGGCCGGCCCCGAGAAATGGTTCGCGTAGCGGGCAGGGCTGGGTTGGAGGGCTGGGCGCTCATGGAGTGCGAATAATAAAGGTTCTTGTTTCGAATACCACCAAGACCGCTCCTCCATTAAAGGCTTCGCAGAAACAGTAAGCCCCCGGACGGAGCCGGGGGCTTGCGAAACGCGTGGACCCGAAGGGCATCAGCGCCAGCGTACGCGGTCCATGATTCGCACCGCCTCGCTATTGTTGTCGCCCAGCAGGTGCAGCTCGATGTCGTCGGACTTGAACTCGCCAAAGCCCTGCAGGATCTCGCTGGCCGGCACGTCATCCCGGATCGGGTATTCCTGGTTGGCCTCGGCGTACCACTGTTGCGCCTCCTGCGAGGTCAGGAACTCGATCAGGCGGATGGCGTTGTCGCGGTTCGGGGCATGTGCCGTCACGCCCGCACCACTGATGTTCACGTGTGTGCCGCGGTCGTCCTGGTTGGGCCAGAAGACGCCGATCTGTTCGGCGACATCGCGGTCGCTGCCATCGCCGTCCAGCATCAGCCCCAAGTAGTAGGTGTTGGCGATGGCAACATCACAGACCCCGTCGGCCACTGCGCGAATCTGGTCCCGGTCGCCGCCCTGCGGTCGGCGCGCCATGTTGTTCACGATGCCGGCGGCCCAGGCCTCGGCGGCCTCCGCGCCCTCGGTCGCGATCATCGCGGCCACCAGCGACTGGTTGTAGACGTTGTCGGACGAGCGGATGCAGATACGACCTTCCCATTTCTCGTCGGTCAGGGCCTCGTA
It includes:
- a CDS encoding ABC transporter permease subunit; amino-acid sequence: MAITVALVLALPVLVIFGHVFIPAGEVWEHLRQTVLADYVTNSLALLVGVGIGVLLIGVPVAWLVSMCEFPGRSIFQWALMLPLAMPAYIIAYTYTGMLDFSGPVQSLIRDLTGLGYGEYFFPEIRSLGGAMVMLMLVLYPYVYLLSRAAFLEQSVCVLEVSRTLGQGPFGGFRRVALPLARPAIIAGLTLALMEVLADYGTVAYFGISTFTTGVFRTWYGLGDPAAAAQLSAVLLTFVFILIVLERWSRAKARFHHTSRRYSTLPRYHLQGWKAAAAFTACLLPVVLGFLLPAAQLTIWAAQTTDHWMNARFAELVFNTFWLAVAAAVIAVVLALVLAYAKRMQGGTFTNLAVRVAGMGYAIPGTVIAIGVMIPFAAFDNALDGFMRDTFGLSTGLLLSGTVFALLFAYAVRFLAVSLQTVEAGLGKIQPSMDDAARSLGMRPLQTLTRVHLPIMRGTLLTALLLVFVDVLKELPATLILRPFDFNTLAVRAFELAGDERLAESSSAALAIVLVGLVPVILLSMTIGRSRPGQGAPDQRPDTEADAPQKPLPMPAGTT
- a CDS encoding ABC transporter ATP-binding protein, producing MTQAATSNAAIQVTHTPLLELDGIDIGYDGKAVVHGVSLALPEGQIGCLLGPSGCGKTTLLRAIAGFEPVMRGAIHLGGRAVSEPGHTVPPERRGVGMVFQDFALFPHLSVADNIAFGIRDWSRDARTDRVQTLLKLVGLSGYGESYPHALSGGQQQRIALARALAPKPALLLLDEPFSSMDVELRGDLAREVRRILRAEHTTAILVTHDQHEAFAFADRIAVIHQGRIAQWDTAYNLYHRPADRFVADFVGEGTLIPGMVCTEDQVDTAFGEIQGSMSEQLPPGTAVDVLVRPDDIAIDNEQGTVQTEILDKAFRGADFLYTLRLPDGISVLCIAPSHDNFVIGEHVRLRLDFTHLVVFSRGSGVDCPSV
- a CDS encoding Fe(3+) ABC transporter substrate-binding protein, which produces MSFRPLSWLVMAAAAVAVSMPLVGCSPADEDEVNLYSARQENLIQPLLEQFTEETGIKVNLVTGSADSLLQRLRHEGRNSPADVLITVDAGRLHHAQQAGVLQAVESDTLTENIPERYRDPEGEWYGLSLRARPILYHKDRVDPDDLSTYEALTDEKWEGRICIRSSDNVYNQSLVAAMIATEGAEAAEAWAAGIVNNMARRPQGGDRDQIRAVADGVCDVAIANTYYLGLMLDGDGSDRDVAEQIGVFWPNQDDRGTHVNISGAGVTAHAPNRDNAIRLIEFLTSQEAQQWYAEANQEYPIRDDVPASEILQGFGEFKSDDIELHLLGDNNSEAVRIMDRVRWR
- a CDS encoding autotransporter assembly complex family protein is translated as MRWIGILLALLAFPLAADEDNGPVPGLVLEGGTELQRENIRNSLNLARQPCDLPGFRERRLLRDMEERARNALRAVGHYDAELDLSLERDNDGCWDLHLTFDPGPPTTVETVDIQVTGEGVGDLAFEAVLSQTDIQEGDVLRHDRYDTLRNRMTRIAADRGYFDADLHTRRLEVDRENRTATIRLHMDTGERYRIGRVTLDQDILAPEFVERMIPFEEGDPYSSSQIIALQRNLNDSGYFSGVRVRPLRDEAEDRHVPIVAEFEPRRRHSYEAGIGYSTDIGPRLRFRFENRYANKRGHRYHAELEASPVRSGVGFNYAIPLRDPLREQLNLFTTYRTEDTDSQQSDRFQIGANRVLQRTGGWQTTEGLRYEYEDYTVGEETDRSRLLIPSYRIGRMEADDPMTPRRGYRFDITVQGAQEELLSSTSFAQVLASGKVVRAIGPGRVLARADAGFTEVDSVHELPSSLRFFAGGDASIRGYGYQKVGPTNEDGDVIGGRHKVVGSLEYDIPVRGNWSAAAFVDAGNVVNEWTEFDPVYGVGVGVRWRSPVGPIRVDIAHGPDSDDDFRIHFSMGPDL